In the Pseudanabaena sp. PCC 7367 genome, one interval contains:
- a CDS encoding NINE protein yields the protein MKNRGITVLLCFFLGAFGVHRLYLGQVTAGLLYFLFFWTGIPFLLAILDFFIFLFMSDADFDRRFNGTTGLINKIHSAADTTSALAELKNLYDMGALTAEEYEQKRRKLLDRL from the coding sequence ATGAAGAATAGAGGCATCACCGTTCTGCTTTGCTTTTTCCTGGGTGCGTTTGGCGTACATAGGCTATATCTAGGCCAAGTTACAGCAGGGCTACTGTATTTTTTGTTTTTCTGGACTGGCATTCCTTTCTTGCTTGCCATCCTGGATTTCTTTATATTTTTATTCATGAGTGATGCCGATTTCGATCGCCGCTTTAATGGCACTACTGGTCTGATCAATAAAATTCATTCCGCCGCCGATACTACCAGTGCCCTAGCTGAACTTAAAAATCTCTATGATATGGGTGCGCTCACTGCCGAAGAATATGAACAAAAGCGCCGCAAATTGCTCGATCGACTCTAG
- a CDS encoding helix-hairpin-helix domain-containing protein: MPEQNSPDWFKRTPNWVWYAMIPVFGGLALVYAGLKVRTKEWIGMGLAFVAVAIAANSFGWVAIAGLGWIGQFVAAYSLKQNFLIKTYPKDLPIPQEVKLAQMITAGRDSVEINNCTKHELVYNLGLPIVYANDIITMRNEGYVFTHAEELTELIGVPELTVQRIAPMLTFSYFSRDATTSWKRMNAFSAQELAAQGLNEKVALAIVAERQRNGEFRSLVDVKRRTGIPIQEYKSLI, encoded by the coding sequence TTGCCCGAACAAAACTCCCCCGATTGGTTTAAGCGCACCCCCAATTGGGTCTGGTATGCGATGATCCCGGTCTTTGGTGGCCTGGCACTCGTTTATGCTGGCCTCAAAGTTCGCACCAAAGAATGGATTGGCATGGGGCTGGCATTTGTGGCTGTGGCGATCGCCGCCAATAGTTTTGGCTGGGTTGCGATTGCTGGCCTGGGGTGGATTGGTCAATTTGTCGCCGCCTATTCACTCAAGCAAAATTTCTTGATCAAAACCTACCCCAAAGATTTGCCGATCCCCCAGGAAGTAAAACTAGCTCAAATGATTACCGCTGGCCGCGATTCGGTCGAAATTAATAATTGCACCAAACATGAGTTGGTATATAACCTGGGTTTACCGATCGTCTATGCCAATGACATTATCACCATGCGTAACGAGGGTTATGTATTTACCCACGCGGAAGAGTTGACCGAGTTGATCGGCGTGCCCGAATTAACCGTGCAAAGGATCGCACCAATGCTCACCTTTAGTTACTTTAGCCGTGATGCAACTACTTCTTGGAAACGCATGAATGCCTTTTCGGCTCAGGAGTTAGCCGCTCAGGGGTTGAATGAAAAGGTGGCACTGGCAATTGTGGCAGAACGACAGCGCAATGGCGAATTCAGGTCACTGGTGGATGTCAAACGTCGCACTGGCATCCCGATCCAGGAATATAAATCTTTGATCTAG
- a CDS encoding protein kinase domain-containing protein, which translates to MRYCLNPRCVDPRNPDDAIFCQNCGTKIPLADCYYAFQPLGQGQATRTFLAIDECKPSKPKCIIKQFSSQPQAGINFQEATELFRREATRLDELGDHEQIPRLLAHFEEKERLCLVQEYIEGQNLAQVAAAYGAFGETEIKDLLTQILPVLRYIHNRRIIHRDIKPANIIRRAQGTQLVLVDFGAAKLTVSPISGVAKKSGTVIGSARYAAPEQTMGKATYASDIYSLGLTCLNLLTLVDPFDLYSDLEYKWVWRDYLPNNNLISDNLGKILDRMVATELNQRYQSVAEILKDIDRPDETNNQETDYLFLFNEVISRNLHPKSSSAASASEHKQSQSGGSNNQSTVQIPHIPDVSSASTWSGQKKSRAIAIMLCFIGGWAGLQKFYLGQTGWGAGYCILTVLSGGFIPSILSIAEGIYLINISDADFARIYGVELIEPSNRRPRYPISGSNGRSGTKTARHNLGSEPQNLSKRDILAALADLKDLYDRGIITAEEYEEKRQKFLRSL; encoded by the coding sequence ATGCGATATTGTTTAAATCCTCGCTGCGTCGATCCGCGCAACCCTGATGATGCCATTTTTTGTCAAAATTGTGGCACCAAAATCCCCTTAGCCGATTGTTATTATGCGTTTCAACCACTGGGGCAAGGCCAGGCCACCCGCACTTTCTTGGCGATCGATGAATGCAAACCGTCTAAGCCCAAATGCATCATTAAACAATTTTCGTCGCAGCCCCAAGCTGGGATCAACTTCCAAGAAGCCACTGAACTATTTCGGCGCGAAGCCACCCGCTTAGATGAACTGGGCGATCATGAGCAAATCCCCCGCTTGCTAGCTCACTTCGAGGAAAAAGAGCGGCTCTGTCTGGTGCAGGAATATATTGAAGGACAAAATTTAGCCCAGGTAGCAGCAGCGTACGGCGCTTTTGGGGAAACCGAAATCAAGGACTTACTCACACAAATCCTGCCAGTATTGCGCTATATTCACAATCGCCGCATCATTCATCGTGATATCAAGCCCGCAAACATTATTCGCCGTGCCCAAGGCACTCAACTGGTGCTGGTTGATTTTGGTGCAGCCAAGCTCACCGTTAGTCCGATCAGTGGCGTGGCCAAAAAATCCGGCACCGTGATCGGCAGTGCCCGGTACGCTGCGCCAGAGCAAACAATGGGCAAGGCCACCTACGCCAGTGATATTTATAGTTTGGGTTTGACCTGCTTGAATTTATTGACGCTGGTTGATCCGTTTGATTTATATTCTGATCTTGAATATAAGTGGGTATGGCGCGATTATTTACCCAATAACAATCTAATTAGCGATAATTTGGGCAAAATCCTCGATCGGATGGTGGCCACGGAGCTAAATCAGCGTTATCAATCGGTGGCAGAGATACTGAAAGATATCGATCGCCCCGATGAAACTAACAACCAGGAAACAGATTATTTATTTTTATTCAATGAAGTAATCAGCCGCAACCTGCATCCCAAATCTAGCTCTGCTGCGAGTGCCAGTGAGCATAAGCAAAGTCAATCAGGTGGCTCAAATAATCAGTCGACCGTTCAGATTCCCCATATTCCTGATGTTTCCTCGGCTTCCACCTGGAGCGGGCAAAAGAAAAGCCGCGCGATCGCAATCATGCTTTGTTTCATTGGTGGCTGGGCGGGCTTGCAGAAGTTTTATTTGGGGCAAACTGGCTGGGGTGCTGGTTACTGTATCCTTACGGTGCTTTCTGGCGGGTTTATTCCCAGCATTCTGTCGATCGCGGAGGGGATTTATTTAATCAATATCTCCGATGCGGATTTTGCCCGGATCTATGGCGTTGAACTGATTGAACCCAGCAACCGTCGTCCTCGCTATCCAATCTCTGGTAGCAATGGCAGGTCAGGAACCAAAACAGCTAGACATAATCTGGGCTCGGAGCCGCAAAATCTATCAAAGCGGGACATTCTAGCGGCCTTGGCTGATTTAAAAGACCTCTACGATCGCGGCATCATCACCGCAGAAGAATACGAAGAAAAGCGACAGAAGTTTTTGCGATCGTTATAA
- a CDS encoding COX15/CtaA family protein yields the protein MAESSFPSYGSVSSANSTNSSSENNSQARTLEPVVVVRRFVFSLAIATLFLMALGSATRVMNAGLSCPDWPLCYGEVIPAAQMDLQVFLEWFHRLVASTIGFLTITLVGLTLWWRRSLPKWLPWAAGWAFLLVVFQGILGGLTVTQLLRFDIVTAHLGTGLLFFCTLLSIGMSLLPYQPCQTSGKLTWIGGTAAGLVYGQSILGGLVASRWAAHQCLAGADLCAVLNSHFVGVVPASLATLTVVVLAWRTPALNSILRRLAFGAGALLWIQVLLGVATYALRLQVEPLTVMHQAIGAALLGTLVSFTVLAIRDRNFMSSPVAPIASVAAD from the coding sequence ATGGCAGAATCTTCGTTCCCTTCTTATGGCTCGGTTAGTTCGGCTAACTCGACTAACTCTTCATCAGAAAATAATTCCCAAGCTCGCACCCTAGAGCCAGTTGTGGTGGTGCGGCGATTTGTATTTTCTTTGGCGATCGCCACTTTGTTCTTGATGGCGCTGGGTAGTGCCACCAGGGTAATGAACGCTGGTTTATCCTGCCCCGATTGGCCGCTTTGCTATGGCGAAGTGATTCCGGCGGCGCAGATGGATTTGCAAGTTTTCCTGGAATGGTTCCATCGTCTGGTGGCCTCTACAATCGGCTTCCTTACAATTACACTGGTGGGTTTGACGCTGTGGTGGCGGCGATCGCTCCCTAAATGGTTACCCTGGGCGGCTGGCTGGGCATTTTTGCTGGTTGTCTTTCAAGGCATTTTGGGTGGCCTCACCGTAACGCAGCTATTGCGCTTTGATATTGTGACTGCCCACCTGGGCACTGGCCTGCTGTTCTTTTGTACCCTGTTGTCGATCGGCATGTCGCTATTGCCATATCAACCCTGCCAAACCTCTGGCAAGTTGACCTGGATTGGTGGAACGGCGGCTGGTTTGGTCTATGGTCAGAGTATTCTGGGGGGTCTGGTGGCTTCGCGTTGGGCGGCTCATCAATGTCTGGCTGGAGCTGATTTATGCGCCGTCTTAAATAGTCACTTTGTGGGTGTTGTACCGGCGAGCCTGGCTACCCTGACTGTGGTGGTTTTGGCCTGGCGGACTCCAGCTTTGAATTCAATCTTACGCCGTTTGGCCTTTGGGGCAGGTGCCTTGCTTTGGATCCAGGTTTTGCTCGGTGTAGCCACCTATGCGTTGCGGCTTCAGGTTGAACCATTGACCGTGATGCACCAGGCGATCGGCGCAGCCTTGTTGGGCACATTGGTCAGTTTTACGGTATTGGCAATCCGCGATCGGAATTTTATGTCTAGCCCAGTAGCACCAATCGCATCAGTAGCAGCCGATTAA
- a CDS encoding heme o synthase: MQDFILTNVASNGEKRNRNLGEVLYSYYQLTKPRIIVLLLITTAGAMWIAAEGQVDPILLLVTVMGGAFAAASANTINCLYDRDIDYIMERTRLRPIPSGKVSPRDAMLFACALAGLSFGLLYTFANLLAALLAMSGIVTYVGVYTLWLKRSSTQNIVIGGAAGAIPPLVGWAAVTGDLSWAAWVLFAIIFIWTPPHFWALALMIRDEYAQVNVPMLPVVKGEAATTKQILAYTFLMLPVSLLLVYPLHVMGVIYAIAAIYLGGLFIQKAWILNQTPSDQQMARSTFKFSISYLMLLCVAMGIDSLPITQNLISQLGGYLSPYVAGTWQFIAAQMCTGSV; the protein is encoded by the coding sequence ATGCAAGATTTTATCTTGACGAACGTCGCCAGTAATGGAGAAAAACGCAATCGTAATCTGGGTGAGGTGCTCTACAGCTATTATCAGCTAACTAAGCCTCGGATTATTGTGCTGTTGTTGATTACCACCGCTGGCGCAATGTGGATCGCTGCCGAGGGGCAAGTCGATCCAATTCTGTTATTAGTAACGGTTATGGGTGGTGCGTTTGCAGCCGCGTCGGCAAATACAATCAACTGCCTCTACGATCGTGATATTGACTACATCATGGAACGCACCCGCCTACGCCCGATCCCCTCTGGCAAGGTTAGCCCTCGTGATGCGATGCTGTTTGCCTGTGCCTTGGCTGGCCTGTCGTTTGGTTTGCTCTATACCTTTGCTAACCTTTTGGCGGCATTATTAGCCATGTCTGGAATCGTGACTTATGTGGGTGTATATACCCTCTGGTTGAAGCGATCGAGTACCCAAAATATTGTGATTGGTGGTGCGGCTGGAGCCATTCCGCCGTTGGTGGGTTGGGCGGCCGTAACTGGCGATCTAAGCTGGGCGGCCTGGGTCTTGTTTGCGATTATTTTTATCTGGACTCCGCCCCACTTTTGGGCTTTGGCGTTGATGATTCGAGATGAATATGCCCAGGTAAATGTGCCGATGTTACCAGTGGTGAAGGGGGAAGCCGCCACGACTAAGCAAATCCTGGCCTATACGTTTTTGATGCTGCCGGTTTCGTTGTTGCTGGTTTATCCACTGCATGTGATGGGGGTAATTTATGCGATCGCTGCGATCTATTTAGGTGGCCTGTTTATTCAAAAAGCCTGGATCTTAAATCAAACCCCTAGCGATCAGCAGATGGCTCGGTCTACCTTTAAATTCTCGATCTCCTACCTGATGTTGCTATGTGTGGCGATGGGGATCGATAGTCTGCCGATTACTCAGAATTTAATCAGTCAGCTCGGTGGATATTTGAGCCCATATGTTGCTGGTACCTGGCAGTTTATTGCTGCTCAGATGTGTACTGGCTCAGTCTAG
- a CDS encoding urease accessory protein UreF encodes MPISVSKPMGEKGDYPSANDSANLESININASALLHLLQLANATLPVGAYSYSEGLEALCEQGIVKNADDLKNWLAIELDYGSIRVETAVMIRAYAATLKKDLNQLQQWNDWFSASRETAELRQQSWQMGRSLLLLLQEMVKAEAIVNPTESEPGSKDRQVFVSEAVAALSASWGANFAIAFGMAAAIWQIDRSATTMAYLASWSNNLVAAGVKLIPLGQTNGQILILSLQGAIAQATEQILRLDDGELESCNFGLAQASMQHADLYSRLFRS; translated from the coding sequence ATGCCCATTAGTGTTTCGAAGCCTATGGGTGAAAAAGGTGATTATCCCAGTGCTAATGACTCAGCTAATCTAGAGTCAATTAATATTAATGCCTCTGCTCTGCTGCATTTACTCCAACTGGCTAATGCCACCCTGCCAGTGGGAGCCTATAGTTATTCTGAAGGATTGGAGGCTCTTTGTGAGCAAGGAATAGTCAAGAATGCTGATGATCTAAAAAATTGGTTGGCGATCGAATTGGACTATGGTTCAATCCGGGTGGAAACAGCGGTGATGATTCGTGCCTACGCAGCAACATTGAAAAAAGATCTAAACCAGCTTCAGCAATGGAATGATTGGTTTTCGGCCAGCCGTGAAACCGCTGAACTGCGGCAGCAAAGTTGGCAAATGGGTCGATCGCTACTTTTATTACTCCAGGAAATGGTCAAAGCTGAGGCGATCGTTAATCCAACTGAGAGCGAGCCTGGTAGTAAAGATAGACAGGTGTTTGTAAGTGAGGCCGTTGCTGCTCTTTCAGCTAGCTGGGGTGCTAATTTTGCGATCGCCTTTGGCATGGCAGCGGCAATCTGGCAGATCGATCGATCCGCTACCACGATGGCCTATTTGGCAAGTTGGAGTAACAATCTGGTCGCGGCGGGCGTAAAACTAATTCCCTTGGGGCAAACCAATGGCCAAATCTTGATCCTCTCGCTGCAAGGGGCGATCGCTCAAGCCACAGAGCAAATTCTCCGCCTGGATGACGGAGAGCTAGAAAGTTGCAATTTTGGTCTAGCCCAGGCCAGTATGCAACATGCAGATTTATATTCGCGGTTATTTCGCAGCTAG
- the ureE gene encoding urease accessory protein UreE: MPLLTLVRRIAVDQLDPIENQQQSKPDYHLALDSEERTRSRLKFKSIEGEMLQLQLPRGTVLRDGDLLLSADEQQLVKVIAKPEAVLTITATDRLSLLKAAYHLGNRHVPLELTPHYLRLAPDSVLADMLTKMGLQITAETVTFQPEAGAYGSSHDHHSGRAGKSHAH; this comes from the coding sequence ATGCCCTTGCTCACCCTAGTGCGACGGATTGCAGTTGATCAGCTTGATCCGATCGAGAATCAGCAGCAATCTAAACCTGACTACCATCTAGCCCTGGATTCAGAGGAAAGAACCCGATCGCGGTTAAAGTTTAAGTCGATCGAAGGGGAAATGCTCCAGCTCCAGCTTCCCAGGGGCACTGTATTACGGGATGGAGATTTATTGCTGTCTGCCGATGAGCAGCAATTGGTAAAAGTGATCGCCAAGCCAGAAGCAGTGTTGACAATTACCGCAACCGATCGATTAAGCCTACTCAAAGCGGCCTATCACCTGGGCAATCGCCATGTACCGCTCGAACTTACGCCCCACTACCTTCGTCTAGCACCGGATTCAGTCTTAGCCGACATGCTCACCAAAATGGGATTACAAATTACCGCCGAGACTGTGACCTTTCAGCCAGAAGCGGGAGCCTATGGCAGTAGCCACGATCATCATAGTGGTCGCGCAGGTAAGAGCCATGCCCATTAG
- a CDS encoding Calx-beta domain-containing protein encodes MAIITTDSDTFTEGNTIVVTVEFETGDPLDFTIDVVGLASAADFDPPPNIPFSVSFPPGTTAGTTQTFNLVVASDNIAEGEETFILQAEAPASGSSGAITISDSVGGGGADAGSGTLSIISVTPNPVVEGNASVTFQVRYTAGTAPIGLQSFTVETIDGTAREGTQANVATNQNTIDYIEVNRTFTFGDTAQDDNPGLTTTQDFFITVPINDDTIIEQTESFSLVLQDVDGAFIGTDTQVAFIADNDGQGTPTPNARGTIQFEFDSYNTVEGQGFVDLRVIRVGGQNGVINAEVLTRAGTAVAPGDYTTPNQTSVFFGDGDTSPKTIRIPIIDDTDPLEVTEQFSVDLIETISPGQTQVIETAIVTIEDNDSSAGIGSLDFDPVVYTVDEGAGAVTVNLVFSGGNIPTSFDFTVESADGTAVQGIDFSFDELTLESAPGIDGTIFPVVIPIIDDSIAEITESFSISLGDTEGVFPGASSAVINIIDNDSGPGASIPPSSNPGFNPFTPFPVVTFATQGDDFINGSDGDDSLFGNLGNDTILGLDGSDQIFGEEDNDSLSGNRGVDFINGNAGDDAILGGQDGDVLRGGRGNDALFGQMGDDFLLAGDRGIDILNGGQGADRFAVEVLGPGDNYDYIADFELGIDQLALLGGLQFGSLVITDGPAGAVITQAGSTDALVVVGGIAAGSLGADNFINI; translated from the coding sequence ATGGCAATCATTACGACTGATTCAGATACCTTTACTGAAGGTAATACTATAGTTGTTACCGTTGAGTTCGAAACCGGCGATCCACTTGATTTTACGATTGATGTGGTTGGTCTAGCTAGTGCTGCTGATTTTGACCCGCCCCCAAATATTCCATTTTCGGTTAGTTTCCCGCCAGGTACTACTGCTGGCACCACCCAAACCTTTAACCTGGTCGTTGCTTCAGATAATATTGCTGAAGGCGAAGAAACGTTTATTTTGCAGGCTGAAGCCCCTGCATCGGGTTCTTCCGGCGCAATTACTATTTCCGATAGTGTTGGTGGTGGTGGTGCTGATGCTGGATCTGGTACGTTAAGCATCATCTCTGTGACCCCAAATCCTGTAGTAGAGGGGAATGCTTCCGTTACATTCCAAGTTCGTTATACTGCTGGTACTGCTCCGATCGGTCTGCAGTCATTTACAGTGGAAACGATCGATGGTACTGCTCGAGAAGGTACTCAAGCGAATGTTGCGACTAACCAAAATACGATCGACTATATTGAAGTTAATCGTACCTTCACCTTTGGTGATACTGCCCAGGATGATAACCCTGGCTTAACTACTACCCAGGACTTTTTCATCACCGTACCGATTAATGATGACACGATCATTGAGCAAACCGAGTCATTCAGCTTGGTTCTGCAAGATGTGGATGGTGCTTTCATTGGCACTGACACTCAGGTTGCCTTCATTGCTGATAATGATGGCCAGGGCACGCCTACACCCAATGCTAGGGGCACGATTCAGTTTGAATTTGATAGCTATAACACCGTTGAAGGCCAAGGCTTTGTTGACCTGCGTGTAATTCGGGTTGGCGGCCAAAATGGTGTAATTAATGCGGAAGTGCTAACCAGAGCCGGCACAGCCGTAGCTCCTGGTGACTACACTACCCCAAACCAAACTTCGGTCTTCTTTGGTGATGGTGATACAAGTCCGAAAACGATTCGGATTCCCATTATTGATGACACCGATCCGCTCGAAGTTACCGAGCAGTTCAGTGTTGATCTAATTGAGACAATCAGCCCTGGTCAGACGCAAGTAATTGAGACTGCAATTGTCACGATCGAAGATAACGACAGTAGTGCTGGAATTGGCTCTCTTGATTTTGATCCTGTCGTTTACACTGTCGATGAAGGTGCAGGTGCAGTTACTGTTAACCTGGTCTTCTCCGGTGGTAATATTCCCACAAGCTTTGACTTTACGGTCGAATCTGCAGATGGCACCGCTGTACAGGGAATTGATTTCAGTTTTGATGAGCTAACGCTAGAAAGTGCGCCCGGGATTGATGGCACCATTTTCCCAGTCGTAATACCGATCATTGACGATAGTATTGCTGAAATCACAGAAAGCTTTAGTATCTCCTTAGGTGATACAGAAGGGGTATTCCCAGGTGCTTCTTCTGCTGTGATTAATATTATTGACAATGACAGTGGCCCTGGTGCTAGCATTCCGCCTAGTTCAAATCCTGGTTTCAATCCATTCACCCCATTCCCAGTTGTCACATTTGCAACCCAAGGTGATGACTTCATTAATGGTAGTGATGGTGATGATAGTCTGTTCGGCAACCTGGGTAATGATACGATCCTGGGCTTGGATGGCTCTGATCAGATCTTTGGTGAGGAAGATAACGATAGCCTTTCTGGTAATCGTGGTGTTGACTTCATCAATGGTAATGCTGGTGATGATGCCATCTTAGGTGGCCAAGATGGTGATGTGCTCAGAGGTGGTCGTGGCAATGATGCCCTGTTTGGCCAAATGGGAGATGACTTCCTGTTGGCTGGCGATCGCGGCATTGATATTCTGAATGGTGGTCAAGGTGCCGATCGCTTTGCCGTTGAAGTGCTTGGCCCTGGCGATAATTATGACTACATTGCTGACTTTGAACTGGGCATTGACCAACTGGCGCTGTTAGGCGGTCTTCAATTTGGTAGCCTGGTGATCACCGATGGCCCCGCTGGTGCCGTAATTACCCAAGCTGGCAGCACTGATGCATTAGTTGTAGTTGGTGGGATCGCCGCCGGTTCATTGGGCGCGGATAATTTTATTAATATCTAA
- a CDS encoding Calx-beta domain-containing protein has product MAIIFGTPAGDFLDGTSEADTIVGGSGDDAGRGFDNSDRLEGNQGADTLNGNQGSDVVFGGQGVDLLYGGKGDDFVSGDKDSDFLLGNFGEDTILGGPGSDSLFGGQQSDELFGDEGNDALFGDLGTDTLTGGGGGDTFVIGRDTGTDTITDFSDGTDLIGLLDGITPADLTITQDGSDTVITLTDSGAILAVLSNTAADTIGVEDFIATSTITGPPDSPGSPDGPIASVVSVVAADQFAEEFPAAQNISPTRGRFVISRDNIIGDLTVFFSLSGTATNIADYEELPTSVVIPDGQRSVELIVTAIDDALVEEDETVVLTIDPGPNYTIGRPNDNANDTAATVIIRDNEPPIPPAPEPILPTVGIEATDSGASELTGDKGFFTITLSEAVATPVVVPITIPQGEGFSTNGIDYVNIPSSVTIPTTTQTGVVVPAGATSVIIEVVPVDDVVGEAEENVTVQIGAPAGFALATGLSEATVVLTDEPIIFSFFPGTIIDDRITGSDPTDPGELGDDRLLGGPGDDRIFGRGGSDQLFGDDPDDAGVSGDDSINGGEGNDLITGGPGRDTLTGGLGNDSFIYVSPDEGIDVITDFEQTAMMPGPGDGFVLSSSGFGGTLTIGSFIAADEFQDAPSLAGIAIETTARILYIEDTGRLFFTPTGIGAAGALPGDAIQIANVFTDFGALTPPVLDENDFQIIS; this is encoded by the coding sequence ATGGCAATTATCTTTGGTACGCCAGCTGGTGATTTTTTAGATGGTACTAGTGAAGCGGATACGATTGTCGGTGGTTCCGGTGATGATGCTGGACGTGGTTTTGACAATAGCGATCGCCTAGAAGGGAATCAGGGCGCAGACACCCTCAATGGCAATCAAGGCAGTGATGTAGTTTTTGGAGGACAAGGCGTTGACTTGCTTTATGGGGGCAAGGGTGATGATTTTGTCTCCGGTGATAAAGACAGTGACTTTCTGCTGGGTAATTTTGGTGAAGACACCATCCTTGGTGGGCCAGGCAGCGATTCGCTCTTTGGCGGTCAACAGAGTGATGAACTGTTTGGTGATGAAGGAAATGATGCCCTATTTGGCGATCTCGGTACTGATACGCTTACCGGCGGTGGCGGTGGCGACACCTTTGTAATTGGCCGTGACACTGGTACTGATACAATCACTGACTTCAGCGACGGGACAGACTTGATTGGTTTGTTGGATGGGATTACACCCGCCGACTTAACCATTACTCAAGACGGTAGCGACACTGTAATTACCCTGACTGATTCAGGGGCAATCCTGGCCGTTCTATCAAATACTGCCGCTGATACGATCGGGGTGGAGGACTTCATTGCCACCAGCACCATCACTGGGCCGCCTGATAGCCCTGGATCACCCGATGGGCCGATCGCATCGGTGGTTTCGGTGGTAGCGGCAGATCAATTTGCCGAGGAATTCCCAGCCGCTCAAAACATATCGCCAACCAGGGGCAGATTCGTAATTTCCCGCGATAATATTATTGGCGATTTGACCGTGTTCTTCTCGCTGTCGGGCACCGCAACCAACATAGCTGACTATGAAGAGTTACCTACCAGTGTGGTCATTCCCGATGGTCAACGATCGGTAGAACTGATTGTTACTGCGATCGATGATGCCTTGGTGGAAGAAGATGAAACCGTTGTTCTGACGATCGATCCTGGTCCAAATTATACGATTGGCCGCCCCAATGACAATGCCAATGATACTGCGGCTACGGTGATAATTCGTGATAATGAGCCGCCTATTCCCCCAGCCCCTGAGCCAATTCTACCCACTGTGGGCATTGAAGCAACTGATTCTGGCGCGTCTGAGCTGACTGGTGACAAGGGCTTCTTTACAATCACCCTCTCTGAGGCAGTTGCTACCCCTGTGGTGGTGCCAATTACGATTCCTCAGGGTGAAGGTTTCTCTACCAATGGGATCGACTATGTCAATATTCCTTCGTCGGTGACAATTCCCACGACTACTCAAACTGGCGTAGTGGTTCCCGCTGGTGCGACCTCGGTAATTATTGAAGTGGTGCCAGTAGATGATGTGGTCGGCGAAGCAGAAGAAAATGTGACTGTACAGATTGGTGCCCCTGCCGGGTTTGCCTTGGCTACAGGCTTGAGTGAAGCGACGGTTGTCCTGACCGATGAGCCAATTATCTTTAGCTTCTTCCCCGGTACGATCATTGACGATCGCATTACTGGTAGCGATCCTACTGATCCTGGTGAACTAGGTGACGATCGCTTATTGGGCGGCCCTGGTGACGATCGCATCTTTGGTCGGGGTGGTAGTGATCAATTATTTGGTGATGATCCGGATGATGCTGGCGTATCTGGTGATGACAGTATTAATGGTGGAGAGGGTAATGACCTGATCACTGGTGGCCCTGGTAGAGATACGCTCACTGGTGGTCTTGGTAACGATAGTTTTATTTATGTTTCTCCTGACGAGGGAATTGATGTCATTACTGACTTCGAACAAACAGCGATGATGCCCGGTCCCGGTGATGGATTTGTGCTAAGTAGCAGTGGCTTCGGCGGTACTCTTACTATCGGTAGTTTTATTGCAGCGGATGAATTCCAAGATGCACCAAGTCTTGCTGGCATAGCGATCGAAACCACAGCCAGAATCTTATATATTGAAGATACCGGAAGATTGTTCTTTACACCAACGGGTATTGGTGCTGCTGGAGCGCTTCCTGGCGATGCCATCCAAATTGCTAATGTCTTCACTGATTTTGGGGCATTAACTCCACCAGTACTTGATGAAAATGACTTCCAGATCATTTCATAA